The following coding sequences are from one Musa acuminata AAA Group cultivar baxijiao chromosome BXJ1-6, Cavendish_Baxijiao_AAA, whole genome shotgun sequence window:
- the LOC135676618 gene encoding uncharacterized protein LOC135676618, giving the protein MGSSDSPLSISSSPNPGEMREEESEEEEEEEEIQWRGWRDEEPWPRKSGEVMLEGYVDAKGGGEQATNGVARTKSLTDDDLEELKGCLDLGFGFSYEEIPDLCNTLPALELCYSMSQRFLDEKQQQNRSIDRSSSSESLDLSALPPSPPIANWKFSSPGDDPDEVKARLRYWAQAVAFTLRLCKK; this is encoded by the exons ATGGGAAGCTCAGATTCGCCTCTTTCGATCTCCTCGAGCCCTAACCCTGGGGAGATGAGGGAGGAAgagtcggaggaggaggaggaggaggaggagatccaATGGAGGGGATGGAGGGACGAAGAGCCGTGGCCGCGGAAGAGCGGTGAGGTGATGCTGGAGGGGTACGTGGACGCCAAGGGCGGCGGGGAGCAGGCGACGAATGGCGTCGCGAGGACGAAGAGCCTGACGGACGACGATCTGGAGGAGCTCAAGGGGTGCCTCGACCTTGGGTTCGGGTTCAGCTATGAGGAGATCCCCGATCTGTGCAACACTCTTCCAGCGCTGGAGCTCTGCTACTCGATGAGCCAGAGGTTCTTGGACGAGAAGCAGCAGCAGAACCGGTCCATCGACCGCTCATCCTCTAGCGAGTCCCTAGATCTGTCCGCGTTGCCGCCGTCTCCTCCCATCGCCAACTGGAAGTTCTCCAGCCCAG GAGATGATCCTGATGAAGTTAAAGCAAGACTGAGGTATTGGGCCCAAGCAGTGGCTTTTACTCTCAGATTATGCAAGAAATAG